A part of Aegilops tauschii subsp. strangulata cultivar AL8/78 chromosome 2, Aet v6.0, whole genome shotgun sequence genomic DNA contains:
- the LOC109776727 gene encoding uncharacterized protein encodes MDLHARLLHRGCVPGLPRICRQAPFLGLTSRCRPLGLAGRRRRPQVRGSTPPYSGWLCRPTPSTLMEAARFLQPLADGDLPAPRRHCPGRSYSSSSPACGSPPCRRFSSSGEAQEKEGKKEIIYINLLSSIGNPKYLMRKAPMEKDGKSEFKREIIYTTCRSA; translated from the exons ATGGACCTCCATGCCCGCCTGCTGCACCGCGGCTGTGTCCCCGGCTTGCCCAGGATCTGCCGCCAGGCACCGTTCCTTGGCCTCACCAGCCGATGCCGTCCCCTGGGGCTCGCCGGCCGACGCCGTCGACCGCAGGTACGTGGGAGCACTCCACCGTACTCAGGCTGGCTGTGCCGTCCGACGCCCTCCACCTTGATGGAAGCTGCCCGCTTCCTCCAGCCGCTCGCCGATGGGGATCTGCCGGCCCCGCGCCGCCACTGCCCAGGAAGGAGCtattcctcctcctctccggcgtgTGGGAGTCCGCCGTGCAGGCGCTTCTCGAGCTCGGGAGAGGCACAG GAGAAGGAAGGCAAAAAGGAGATCATCTACATTAATCTCCTGTCAAGTATTGGAAATCCCAAGTATTTGATGAGAAAAGCACCTATG GAGAAGGATGGCAAAAGTGAGTTCAAAAGGGAGATCATCTACACCACTTGCAGATCAGCATGA